ACCGCGCTTTTCCCCTGCCGCAGACGCGCGTCAATCTGCTGCCAGTCGTTGCCGAAGGCGGTGATGCCCGCCATGCCGGTGATCACCACCCGCTGCGTCATACCATGCCTCCGTTAATGGAAATCACCTGCCGCGTCACATAGCCGGCAATATCTGACATCAGGTAGCTGGCCAGCCCGGCAACCTCCTCCGCCGTGCCCATCCGTTTTAACGGAATGGCGCGCATCGCCTCATCCCGCGCCAGTGGCTCCATATCAATCATGCCGGTATCAATCAGTCCGGGAGCAATGCAGTTAACGGTGATTTTGCGCTTCGCCAGTTCAATCGCCAGCGCCTTGCAGGCGCCGATCACCCCCGCCTTGGCGGCGCTGTAGTTGACCTGCCCGCGGTTGCCCATCACGCCGGACACCGACGACAGTGCGATAATTCGCCCGCCTTTGCGCAGACCGATCATCGGCATCACGCACGGATGCAGCACGTTATAAAAACTGTCGAGATTGGTGTGGATCACGCCGTCCCAGTCCCCGTCGCTCAGCGCCGGAAACGCGCCGTCACGGGTGATGCCGGCGTTATTCACCACGCCGTAGTAGGCGCCGTGGCGCTCGATATCCTGCTCCAGCCGCTCGCGGCACTGGACGCGGCCGCTGATGTCAAACTGAATCAGCCGCCCCTGACCGCCGGCCGCCGTGATGTGCTGCAGCGTCTGTTCTGCGCCGACCTTGTCGCGGTGATAGTGCACCACCACATAAAAACCATCGGCCGCCAGACGGCAGGCGATCGCCTGCCCGATTCCTTTGCTGGCGCCGGTAACTAAAACGGAACGCGTCATGCGTTGCCCCCTGGATTGGTGAGTTGAGTAATTTCCTGTTGGTCGGGCTGGTAGGTATTAAGTCTGCCGTGTGCAACCTGCCGCCCATTCAGCGTCAGCGCGCATTCGAAACAGGCCAGCTTCTCATCCTGAAACAGCAGCCGGGCGCTGACCACCAGCTCACTGCCGGCGGCAAACGCCGGCTGCTCGCAGTGAATGGCGCGGCCGCCCAACAGCATGCCCAGCGCCGGCGACCGGCCGGACTGGCGCCCGTGCCAGCCGCTCCAGACGCCGATGGTCTGCGCCATCAGTTCGACCGCATACCAGGCGGGCAGTGCGCCCTGTGCGTCGAGAAATGGCGCCAACACGCCGCGACTGCAGACGCTGACCGCGCAGCAGGCGCCCTCTTCATCCACGCTGACAACCCGCTCCAGCAGCACCATCGGCGCCGCATGCGGCAAATAGTATTCAGCAGCCTGATAACCACTCATGGCAGCGCTCCTAACAGCAGGCAGGCATTATTGCCGCCAAAAGCAAATGAATTCGATAAAATCGTCCGCCGCGTCAGCGCCTGCGGCGCGGTCAGCAAATCGATCGTCGCCAGTTCGTCATCGCGCGGCGCCTGGCTGAAATCCTGCGCCGGCAGCGGCAGATCTTCCGTCAGCAGCAGCC
The nucleotide sequence above comes from Serratia rhizosphaerae. Encoded proteins:
- a CDS encoding 3-ketoacyl-ACP reductase FabG2; amino-acid sequence: MTRSVLVTGASKGIGQAIACRLAADGFYVVVHYHRDKVGAEQTLQHITAAGGQGRLIQFDISGRVQCRERLEQDIERHGAYYGVVNNAGITRDGAFPALSDGDWDGVIHTNLDSFYNVLHPCVMPMIGLRKGGRIIALSSVSGVMGNRGQVNYSAAKAGVIGACKALAIELAKRKITVNCIAPGLIDTGMIDMEPLARDEAMRAIPLKRMGTAEEVAGLASYLMSDIAGYVTRQVISINGGMV
- a CDS encoding 3-hydroxy-fatty acyl-ACP dehydratase codes for the protein MSGYQAAEYYLPHAAPMVLLERVVSVDEEGACCAVSVCSRGVLAPFLDAQGALPAWYAVELMAQTIGVWSGWHGRQSGRSPALGMLLGGRAIHCEQPAFAAGSELVVSARLLFQDEKLACFECALTLNGRQVAHGRLNTYQPDQQEITQLTNPGGNA